TGCAGCACCTGTGATCATTTCAAGCCTGCTAAGTAAATCAACTCTTGCACAACAATTCTTAAATCAGAAGTGATCTTATCTATATCACTTCGATGGGCAACAAAACGGCGACTGTGCGCCGAACGATCTCCTATTACCTCGGCAATAAAACAGAAGGCATAATAGAAGTAGAGGCACAAGGAGGGTTGTGATGGATAAACCGGATGCCCGACACCTCTCGATCGAGACCCAGACTTACTTGCGACAGCAAGCAATCCGACTGCGACAGCAAGGTAAGCGAGTCAATGATATTAGTGAATATTTGGGAGTTCATCGCAACACTGTCTCGCAGTGGTGGTGGGAGTATG
The Leptolyngbya sp. 'hensonii' DNA segment above includes these coding regions:
- a CDS encoding helix-turn-helix domain-containing protein, translated to MDKPDARHLSIETQTYLRQQAIRLRQQGKRVNDISEYLGVHRNTVSQWWWEY